Proteins co-encoded in one Erinaceus europaeus chromosome X, mEriEur2.1, whole genome shotgun sequence genomic window:
- the LOC132535740 gene encoding testis-expressed protein 13D-like → MAVDFGDHSSGFRHNEVIKFINNEVLLNGGGPDFYVAFRSRPWSEVEDRLLKVVADPQVPLTLKRACTWSALALSVRVGARQREQQARRARRLQELVEEREAASRSLAAELQRLREERQTVLMQLRNVRATLKHTVDEREVLRGRLLQAQRSIQAMPPRLPQAVMPNQGADRQGVVVWPVDVGEQGKMAPVGAQGMLQPEAQMAAPGAMFYMTRPQNPWFPAMPPPMPMRMPMPMPMPMPMQMPMPMPMPMAVPQSIPHQLAPYPMRLPYATPLPQIIRESQATAVVTPHMPLQGVSVGAQEEEEEGEGEEEGQEEECENPQDTSLLEDERNQSKEESLMSPQGATSLETLENDCQEDQKTSQETILEDSSFQSQKESPVALQEIQSVENTRNYSHQEGPEGPPETPFQEDIGCHGVRKSPNKQQAQGQMAEQAEEENGSEFQQEEMSVSGYTLMNWVCQSCEAINFSWRTSCYTCKKVGKALESGYLDP, encoded by the coding sequence ATGGCTGTGGACTTTGGGGACCACAGCAGTGGCTTCCGCCACAACGAGGTGATCAAGTTTATCAATAACGAGGTCCTCCTGAACGGCGGCGGCCCAGATTTCTATGTGGCCTTCCGCTCACGGCCCTGGAGTGAGGTGGAGGACCGACTGCTGAAGGTGGTGGCCGACCCGCAGGTGCCGCTCACCCTCAAGCGGGCCTGCACCTGGAGCGCGTTGGCCCTCAGCGTCCGCGTGGGCGCCCGGCAGCGCGAGCAGCAGGCCCGCCGGGCCCGCCGGCTGCAGGAGCTCGTGGAGGAGCGCGAGGCGGCCTCCCGCTCGCTGGCCGCCGAGCTGCAGCGTCTGCGCGAGGAGCGCCAGACTGTCCTGATGCAGTTACGCAACGTACGGGCCACCCTGAAGCACACTGTGGATGAGCGGGAAGTGCTCCGAGGACGGCTGCTCCAGGCTCAGAGGTCTATCCAGGCCATGCCTCCGAGGCTGCCGCAGGCAGTCATGCCCAACCAGGGAGCAGACCGCCAGGGGGTCGTGGTTTGGCCTGTGGATGTGGGGGAGCAGGGCAAGATGGCGCCAGTGGGGGCTCAGGGAATGCTGCAGCCTGAAGCCCAGATGGCGGCCCCTGGAGCTATGTTTTACATGACTAGACCTCagaacccctggttcccagccATGCCACCGCCCATGCCAATGCGAATGCCGATGCCCATGCCGATGCCCATGCCGATGCAGATGCCCATGCCGATGCCGATGCCGATGGCAGTGCCACAGTCAATCCCACACCAGTTGGCCCCATACCCGATGAGGCTTCCATATGCCACCCCGCTACCGCAGATCATCAGGGAATCACAAGCAACAGCAGTGGTCACTCCCCATATGCCACTTCAAGGAGTTTCAGTGGGAgctcaggaggaggaagaggagggggagggggaggaggaaggccaAGAGGAAGAGTGTGAGAACCCCCAGGACACGTCTCTCCTGGAGGAcgagagaaaccagagtaaagAAGAAAGTCTTATGAGTCCCCAGGGAGCAACCTCTCTAGAGACCTTGGAGAACGACTGCCAGGAAGATCAGAAGACATCCCAGGAGACAATTCTGGAAGACAGCAGTTTCCAGAGCCAGAAGGAAAGTCCAGTGGCGCTCCAGGAGATTCAGTCCGTGGAGAACACCAGGAATTACAGCCATCAAGAAGGGCCAGAGGGGCCCCCTGAGACGCCCTTTCAGGAAGACATCGGTTGCCATGGGGTGAGAAAAAGTCCCAATAAACAACAGGCTCAAGGGCAGATGGCTGAACAAGCAGAAGAGGAAAATGGCTCAGAATTCCAGCAGGAGGAGATGTCTGTCTCAGGCTACACTCTGATGAATTGGGTCTGCCAGTCGTGTGAAGCGATTAATTTTTCCTGGCGCACATCCTGCTATACATGCAAGAAAGTTGGCAAGGCACTTGAGAGTGGATACCTGGACCCTTGA